One Mya arenaria isolate MELC-2E11 chromosome 5, ASM2691426v1 genomic window carries:
- the LOC128235826 gene encoding circumsporozoite protein-like, which translates to MVSHCKLSTSVDSVAPSQITSLTHIAVLRGNISYNSSARISRLKSNLVSTQGKNPNDNELETQGKNPNDNELETRGKNPNDNELETQGKNPNDTELKTQGKNPNENELETQGKNPNDNELETQGKNPNDTELETQDKNPNENELETQGKNPNDNELETQGKNANDNELETQGKNPTDNELETQGKNSNDNELETKGMNQNDNTRVDPELRDMHTSAGCTKNGFLTDKE; encoded by the exons ATGGTATCACATTGCAAGCTTTCAACATCAGTCGATTCAGTTGCGCCTTCCCAAATAACCTCACTGACCCATATAGCCGTTCTACGTGGGAACATCAGCTACAACAGTAGCGCCCGGATCTCCAGGCTAAAAAGCAACCTTGTTTCT ACACAGGGCAAGAACCCAAATgataatgaactagagacacagggCAAGAACCCAAATgataatgaactagagacacggGGCAAGAACCCAAATgataatgaactagagacacagggCAAGAACCCAAATGATACTGAACTAAAGACACAGGGCAAGAACCCAAATGaaaatgaactagagacacagggCAAGAACCCAAATgataatgaactagagacacagggCAAGAACCCAAATGAtactgaactagagacacaggACAAGAACCCAAATGaaaatgaactagagacacagggCAAGAACCCAAATgataatgaactagagacacagggCAAGAACGCAAATgataatgaactagagacacagggCAAGAACCCAACTgataatgaactagagacacagggCAAGAACTCAAATGATAATGAACTCGAGACAAAGGGCATGAACCAAAATGATAATACGAgggttgatccagaattac GTGACATGCATACCAGTGCTGGATGCACCAAGAACGGTTTCCTTACTGATAAAGAATAA
- the LOC128235827 gene encoding fucolectin-1-like — MDSLLFQLKLCFLVVVVDDAQGTYNVAFGKTASQSSNYETPLDLAPTAVDGYVGNGRMASRSCFHTKREYQPWWRVDLHQDYYITSVVVFNRMDCCSERTRNIKLTIGKSLDSMSQAGYLDGGLTIHTFTVDPPLVGRFVQLQLNGITEFLHLCEVEVMAYPSGTRNVALDKTASQSSNYNDPIWLAPTAVDGNIGNNDMASGGGWTYIKTSTSLVSLFITDWTKT; from the exons ATGGATTCCTTATTATTTCAGCTAAAGTTATGTTTCCTTGtcgttgttgttgatgatgctCAGG GTACATACAATGTCGCCTTCGGTAAAACTGCTTCGCAGAGCAGCAACTACGAAACACCCCTAGATCTTGCCCCAACGGCGGTTGATGGTTATGTCGGGAATGGCCGTATGGCTAGCCGTTCGTGTTTTCATACGAAGAGAGAGTACCAACCGTGGTGGAGGGTGGACCTACATCAAGACTACTACATCACCAGTGTCGTTGTATTTAACCGAATGGACTGCTGTT cTGAACGGACAAGGAACATTAAACTTACAATCGGTAAAAGTTTGGACTCGATGAGTCAGGCTGGATACCTAGATGGCGGGTTGACCATTCATACGTTCACCGTTGACCCACCATTGGTAGGACGTTTCGTGCAATTGCAGCTAAATGGGATAACGGAGTTTCTCCATCTATGTGAGGTAGAAGTCATGGCATATCCCTCAG GAACGAGGAATGTCGCCCTCGATAAAACTGCTTCACAGAGTAGCAACTACAATGATCCCATATGGCTCGCTCCAACGGCGGTTGATGGTAATATCGGGAACAACGATATGGCTAGTGGTGGAGGGTGGACCTACATCAAGACTTCTACATCACTAGTGTCGTTATTCATAACCGACTGGACAAAAACGTAG